The proteins below come from a single Xyrauchen texanus isolate HMW12.3.18 chromosome 1, RBS_HiC_50CHRs, whole genome shotgun sequence genomic window:
- the LOC127650643 gene encoding potassium voltage-gated channel subfamily A member 1-like, with amino-acid sequence MEFAMVGADSGGCNAHLPFGYAQALARERERERERHSRAAAAAAAAAEAVAVGEGGGSCGTHPHNHPQQNRTASSTNANNSSAGTASRPSSSQQQQQQQHESPQQLLKERKKQRGVARWRRNRAALGGDLRHSELALLGSEEDIMIEEDEAEGEEEEEDRGSKRSSFVYNVDYEETVSLTDRRPQSGYENVYNEYGCCERVFINVSGLKFETQMKTLAQFPDTLLGDPEKRIRYFDPLRNEYFFDRNRPSFDAILYYYQSGGRLKRPANVPFDIFSEEVKFYELGEEAMLKFREDEGFVKEEEKPLPEDEFKRQIWLLFEYPESSSAARGIAVVSVLVIVISIVIFCLETLPEFRDDKEFLSPGKNSTLAENGFTPFNDPFFVVETVCIIWFSFEIIVRFFASPSKAAFFKNLMNTIDIVSILPYFITLGTELAQQQQGNGQQAMSFAILRIIRLVRVFRIFKLSRHSKGLQILGHTLRASMRELALLIFFLVIGVILFSSAVYFAEVDEPTSQFTSIPDAFWWAVVTMTTVGYGDMKPITVGGKIVGSLCAIAGVLTIALPVPVIVSNFNYFYHRETDNEDQTPVVEQPPSGCPYFPDFLRKFKGSPSGSSLGDKAAEYMEMEEGVTESLCGADTQSPSRGNESKTPWLEGSVWPLLLIWEYISRECFMQLIVLRPFTK; translated from the exons ATGGAATTTGCCATGGTGGGTGCGGACAGCGGGGGATGCAACGCCCACCTGCCCTTCGGATATGCCCAAGCACTCGCCAGAGAGCGAGAGCGCGAGAGGGAGAGACACTCGCGCGCAGCGGCGGCTGCAGCAGCGGCGGCTGAAGCTGTAGCGGTTGGAGAGGGAGGTGGGTCCTGTGGCACACATCCACACAACCACCCGCAGCAGAATCGCACCGCCTCCTCGACGAATGCCAACAACAGTAGCGCCGGTACCGCCTCGCGCCCCTCCTCCtcccaacagcagcagcagcaacagcacgAGTCACCACAGCAACTTCTCAAAGAGCGAAAAAAGCAACGAGGCGTCGCGCGCTGGAGACGGAACCGCGCGGCACTCGGCGGGGATCTACGCCACTCAGAGTTGGCGCTCCTAGGATCCGAGGAGGACATCATGATAGAGGAGGACGAGGCAGAGGgcgaggaggaagaggaggacagAGGAAGTAAGAGGTCAAGTTTTGTCTACAACGTGGACTATGAAGAGACGGTTTCCTTGACGGACCGACGTCCTCAGTCAGGGTATGAAAATGTTTACAACGAGTACGGCTGCTGCGAGAGAGTTTTCATCAACGTGTCGGGCTTGAAGTTCGAAACTCAAATGAAGACTCTCGCGCAGTTCCCAGACACCCTTCTGGGGGACCCGGAGAAACGAATCAGGTACTTCGACCCGCTGCGCAACGAATACTTTTTTGACAGGAACCGACCGAGCTTCGACGCCATTCTATACTACTATCAGTCAGGGGGCCGGTTAAAAAGACCCGCCAATGTGCCGTTTGACATATTTTCAGAGGAAGTGAAGTTCTATGAACTCGGGGAAGAGGCAATGTTGAAGTTTCGCGAGGATGAGGGCTTTGTGAAAGAGGAAGAGAAACCGCTACCCGAGGACGAGTTCAAACGTCAGATTTGGCTCTTGTTCGAGTATCCCGAGAGTTCGAGTGCAGCCAGAGGGATTGCGGTCGTGTCAGTGCTGGTCATCGTCATATCCATCGTAATTTTTTGTTTGGAGACATTGCCAGAATTCAGGGATGACAAAGAATTCCTCAGCCCAGGTAAAAATTCCACCCTCGCCGAAAACGGATTTACGCCGTTCAACGATCCATTTTTCGTCGTTGAGACGGTGTGCATCATTTGGTTCTCGTTTGAGATCATTGTGCGCTTTTTCGCGAGCCCCAGCAAAGCTGCTTTCTTCAAAAACCTTATGAACACCATAGACATCGTCTCGATTTTGCCTTATTTCATAACTCTCGGCACAGAACTCGCGCAACAACAACAAGGCAACGGGCAACAGGCAATGAGCTTTGCAATCCTGAGAATCATACGACTGGTCAGAGTGTTCCGGATCTTCAAACTGTCTCGACACTCCAAAGGTCTCCAGATCCTCGGACACACTTTGCGCGCGAGCATGCGAGAACTGGCGCTGCTCATCTTCTTCCTAGTCATCGGTGTCATCCTGTTCTCCAGCGCCGTATACTTTGCCGAGGTGGACGAACCCACGTCCCAGTTCACAAGCATCCCCGACGCATTTTGGTGGGCTGTAGTGACAATGACCACGGTGGGTTACGGGGACATGAAGCCCATAACAGTAGGGGGGAAAATAGTGGGCTCGCTGTGCGCAATCGCAGGTGTCCTGACCATTGCGCTTCCAGTCCCCGTCATTGTGTCCAACTTCAACTACTTCTACCACCGGGAGACTGATAACGAGGACCAGACGCCCGTTGTCGAACAACCCCCATCGGGTTGCCCGTATTTTCCGGATTTCCTGAGAAAATTCAAAGGGTCCCCATCGGGGTCGTCGTTGGGTGACAAGGCGGCCGAGTACATGGAGATGGAGGAAGGCGTGACAGAATCTCTATGCGGTGCTGACACACAGAGCCCAAGTAGAGGGAACG AATCGAAGACACCATGGCTTGAAGGATCAGTTTGGCCACTGTTGCTCATATGGGAGTATATTTCAAGGGAATGCTTCATGCAACTAATTGTTCTTCGTCCCTTTACCAAATGA